One window from the genome of Diospyros lotus cultivar Yz01 chromosome 11, ASM1463336v1, whole genome shotgun sequence encodes:
- the LOC127812876 gene encoding cellulose synthase-like protein G3 isoform X2, translated as MEEYATAKQPLLLHTLPPSRRTLANRAFALVYTCAILAVLCRHAAAALGSATFLSFVTSVTFFIADLVLGFEWFSAQSFRFRPVHRRVFPENLEKVVKRRDFPALDIFICTADPYKEPPMTVVNTALSVMAYDYPPEKISVYVSDDGGSQLTLFAFMEAARFASHWIPFCRKNEIVDRCPDAFFGSNYSQSSETEQIKKIYESMKSSVENIVKRGEVPYEFIPCEQKRQVFNKWTKRFTRKNHPTVIQVLLEAREDKDITGQSMPNLVYVSREKSKMSFHHFKIRVSAVMTNAPIILTLDCDMYSNDPKTLHRMLCYFFDHKIKPNLGFVQFPQHFHGINKNDIYATAVKGLFQMNPIGFDGLAGTNHYGTGCFFSRRVFFGGPLFFVGPEIPELMPDHVAGRPIKSQPVMALAHHVASCKYEEQTNCNWGAKLGYRYGSLVEDYYTGFRLHCEGWKSAFCNPRRPAFLGEAPITLVDALNQTKRWDVGLLEVTISKYSPITFGVKSMGLLMGLCYANYAFWPFLSIPITIYGIFPQLTLLNGISIFPKVSDKWFILYVFLFMGAYGQDCLDFMSAEETFKRWWSEQRMWMLRGVTTHLFGFIEFASKHLGIATHGFSLTSKVVDDEQRKRYDQGIFMFGVHSPMFVSLTVVAIINFIAFFGGLVKVVLTGIGNADQLFVQMFIAGFVVVNCWPVYDAMVFRTDKGRIPTKTIVISICLASTLYIVASFMLGHY; from the exons ATGGAGGAATATGCCACAGCCAAACAGCCCCTTCTTCTTCACACGCTCCCGCCGTCCCGCCGCACGCTTGCTAACCGTGCGTTCGCCCTGGTTTACACGTGCGCCATCCTCGCCGTGCTCTGCCGCCATGCAGCGGCCGCCCTGGGCTCCGCCACCTTTCTCTCCTTCGTCACCTCCGTTACCTTCTTCATCGCCGACTTGGTTCTAGGGTTCGAGTGGTTCTCCGCGCAGTCCTTCCGCTTCCGCCCGGTCCACCGCCGCGTCTTCCCGGAAAACCTGGAGAAAGTGGTGAAGAGACGGGATTTTCCGGCGCTGGACATCTTCATATGCACGGCGGACCCCTACAAGGAGCCGCCGATGACCGTGGTGAACACCGCCCTGTCAGTGATGGCTTACGATTATCCACCGGAGAAGATTTCGGTGTATGTTTCGGACGACGGCGGCTCCCAGCTGACTCTGTTTGCGTTCATGGAGGCCGCCAGGTTTGCAAGCCATTGGATACCCTTTTGCAGGAAGAACGAGATTGTGGACAGATGCCCAGATGCGTTTTTCGGATCAAATTATAGTCAATCCTCGGAGACTGAACAAATTAAG AAGATATACGAAAGCATGAAGTCAAGCGTGGAGAATATTGTGAAGAGAGGAGAAGTTCCATATGAGTTCATCCCTTGCGAACAAAAACGTCAAGTATTTAACAAATGGACCAAAAGATTTACTCGCAAAAATCATCCTACTGTTATCCAG GTGTTGTTAGAGGCCAGGGAGGACAAGGACATAACAggtcaatccatgccaaatttGGTGTATGTGTCCAGAGAGAAGAGCAAAATGTCTTTCCATCACTTCAAG ATTCGGGTATCAGCTGTTATGACAAATGCACCTATAATATTGACTCTGGATTGTGATATGTACTCCAATGACCCTAAAACACTCCATCGTATGCTATGTTACTTTTTCGACCACAAAATAAAGCCCAACTTAGGGTTCGTTCAGTTCCCTCAACATTTTCATGGGATCAACAAGAATGATATCTACGCCACTGCGGTTAAAGGTTTGTTTCAAATGAATCCAATTGGATTTGATGGGCTAGCAGGCACAAATCATTACGGGACCGGGTGTTTTTTCTCTCGTCGTGTATTCTTTGGGGGCCCATTATTTTTTGTGGGCCCTGAGATCCCCGAGCTTATGCCAGACCATGTGGCGGGCAGGCCTATCAAGTCCCAACCAGTAATGGCATTAGCACACCATGTAGCAAGCTGCAAGTATGAAGAGCAAACCAATTGCAACTGGGGGGCTAAG TTGGGCTACAGATATGGGTCGTTGGTTGAGGACTATTATACTGGCTTTCGGCTACATTGTGAGGGATGGAAGTCTGCGTTTTGCAATCCTAGAAGGCCTGCATTTCTTGGGGAGGCTCCTATCACACTGGTTGATGCATTAAACCAAACCAAGCGATGGGATGTGGGCCTTCTCGAGGTTACAATCTCCAAATATAGCCCGATAACTTTCGGGGTCAAGAGTATGGGGCTACTAATGGGCCTTTGCTATGCCAACTATGCTTTCTGGCCATTTTTGTCAATTCCAATCACCATATATGGAATTTTTCCTCAATTAACTCTTCTCAACGGAATCTCCATCTTCCCAAAG GTCTCAGATAAATGGTTCATCTTGTATGTTTTTCTATTTATGGGGGCTTATGGACAAGATTGTTTAGACTTCATGTCAGCTGAAGAGACCTTTAAGAGGTGGTGGAGTGAGCAACGAATGTGGATGTTGAGGGGGGTGACAACCCATCTTTTCGGGTTTATCGAGTTTGCCTCCAAGCACCTGGGAATAGCTACACATGGTTTTAGCCTAACTAGCAAAGTGGTAGATGATGAACAAAGAAAGAGGTATGATCAAGGCATCTTTATGTTTGGAGTCCATTCACCTATGTTTGTATCGCTCACGGTGGTCGCAATCATTAACTTCATCGCTTTCTTTGGAGGGTTGGTTAAAGTAGTTCTCACAGGTATTGGAAACGCAGACCAATTGTTTGTTCAAATGTTTATTGCTGGCTTTGTGGTTGTTAACTGTTGGCCGGTGTATGATGCCATGGTGTTCAGGACTGATAAAGGGAGGATACCTACCAAAACCATCGTCATTTCCATATGTTTGGCTTCGACTTTATACATAGTGGCTTCTTTTATGCTCGGCCattattaa
- the LOC127812876 gene encoding cellulose synthase-like protein G3 isoform X1 codes for MEEYATAKQPLLLHTLPPSRRTLANRAFALVYTCAILAVLCRHAAAALGSATFLSFVTSVTFFIADLVLGFEWFSAQSFRFRPVHRRVFPENLEKVVKRRDFPALDIFICTADPYKEPPMTVVNTALSVMAYDYPPEKISVYVSDDGGSQLTLFAFMEAARFASHWIPFCRKNEIVDRCPDAFFGSNYSQSSETEQIKKIYESMKSSVENIVKRGEVPYEFIPCEQKRQVFNKWTKRFTRKNHPTVIQVLLEAREDKDITGQSMPNLVYVSREKSKMSFHHFKAGALNVLIRVSAVMTNAPIILTLDCDMYSNDPKTLHRMLCYFFDHKIKPNLGFVQFPQHFHGINKNDIYATAVKGLFQMNPIGFDGLAGTNHYGTGCFFSRRVFFGGPLFFVGPEIPELMPDHVAGRPIKSQPVMALAHHVASCKYEEQTNCNWGAKLGYRYGSLVEDYYTGFRLHCEGWKSAFCNPRRPAFLGEAPITLVDALNQTKRWDVGLLEVTISKYSPITFGVKSMGLLMGLCYANYAFWPFLSIPITIYGIFPQLTLLNGISIFPKVSDKWFILYVFLFMGAYGQDCLDFMSAEETFKRWWSEQRMWMLRGVTTHLFGFIEFASKHLGIATHGFSLTSKVVDDEQRKRYDQGIFMFGVHSPMFVSLTVVAIINFIAFFGGLVKVVLTGIGNADQLFVQMFIAGFVVVNCWPVYDAMVFRTDKGRIPTKTIVISICLASTLYIVASFMLGHY; via the exons ATGGAGGAATATGCCACAGCCAAACAGCCCCTTCTTCTTCACACGCTCCCGCCGTCCCGCCGCACGCTTGCTAACCGTGCGTTCGCCCTGGTTTACACGTGCGCCATCCTCGCCGTGCTCTGCCGCCATGCAGCGGCCGCCCTGGGCTCCGCCACCTTTCTCTCCTTCGTCACCTCCGTTACCTTCTTCATCGCCGACTTGGTTCTAGGGTTCGAGTGGTTCTCCGCGCAGTCCTTCCGCTTCCGCCCGGTCCACCGCCGCGTCTTCCCGGAAAACCTGGAGAAAGTGGTGAAGAGACGGGATTTTCCGGCGCTGGACATCTTCATATGCACGGCGGACCCCTACAAGGAGCCGCCGATGACCGTGGTGAACACCGCCCTGTCAGTGATGGCTTACGATTATCCACCGGAGAAGATTTCGGTGTATGTTTCGGACGACGGCGGCTCCCAGCTGACTCTGTTTGCGTTCATGGAGGCCGCCAGGTTTGCAAGCCATTGGATACCCTTTTGCAGGAAGAACGAGATTGTGGACAGATGCCCAGATGCGTTTTTCGGATCAAATTATAGTCAATCCTCGGAGACTGAACAAATTAAG AAGATATACGAAAGCATGAAGTCAAGCGTGGAGAATATTGTGAAGAGAGGAGAAGTTCCATATGAGTTCATCCCTTGCGAACAAAAACGTCAAGTATTTAACAAATGGACCAAAAGATTTACTCGCAAAAATCATCCTACTGTTATCCAG GTGTTGTTAGAGGCCAGGGAGGACAAGGACATAACAggtcaatccatgccaaatttGGTGTATGTGTCCAGAGAGAAGAGCAAAATGTCTTTCCATCACTTCAAGGCAGGTGCCCTTAATGTCCTG ATTCGGGTATCAGCTGTTATGACAAATGCACCTATAATATTGACTCTGGATTGTGATATGTACTCCAATGACCCTAAAACACTCCATCGTATGCTATGTTACTTTTTCGACCACAAAATAAAGCCCAACTTAGGGTTCGTTCAGTTCCCTCAACATTTTCATGGGATCAACAAGAATGATATCTACGCCACTGCGGTTAAAGGTTTGTTTCAAATGAATCCAATTGGATTTGATGGGCTAGCAGGCACAAATCATTACGGGACCGGGTGTTTTTTCTCTCGTCGTGTATTCTTTGGGGGCCCATTATTTTTTGTGGGCCCTGAGATCCCCGAGCTTATGCCAGACCATGTGGCGGGCAGGCCTATCAAGTCCCAACCAGTAATGGCATTAGCACACCATGTAGCAAGCTGCAAGTATGAAGAGCAAACCAATTGCAACTGGGGGGCTAAG TTGGGCTACAGATATGGGTCGTTGGTTGAGGACTATTATACTGGCTTTCGGCTACATTGTGAGGGATGGAAGTCTGCGTTTTGCAATCCTAGAAGGCCTGCATTTCTTGGGGAGGCTCCTATCACACTGGTTGATGCATTAAACCAAACCAAGCGATGGGATGTGGGCCTTCTCGAGGTTACAATCTCCAAATATAGCCCGATAACTTTCGGGGTCAAGAGTATGGGGCTACTAATGGGCCTTTGCTATGCCAACTATGCTTTCTGGCCATTTTTGTCAATTCCAATCACCATATATGGAATTTTTCCTCAATTAACTCTTCTCAACGGAATCTCCATCTTCCCAAAG GTCTCAGATAAATGGTTCATCTTGTATGTTTTTCTATTTATGGGGGCTTATGGACAAGATTGTTTAGACTTCATGTCAGCTGAAGAGACCTTTAAGAGGTGGTGGAGTGAGCAACGAATGTGGATGTTGAGGGGGGTGACAACCCATCTTTTCGGGTTTATCGAGTTTGCCTCCAAGCACCTGGGAATAGCTACACATGGTTTTAGCCTAACTAGCAAAGTGGTAGATGATGAACAAAGAAAGAGGTATGATCAAGGCATCTTTATGTTTGGAGTCCATTCACCTATGTTTGTATCGCTCACGGTGGTCGCAATCATTAACTTCATCGCTTTCTTTGGAGGGTTGGTTAAAGTAGTTCTCACAGGTATTGGAAACGCAGACCAATTGTTTGTTCAAATGTTTATTGCTGGCTTTGTGGTTGTTAACTGTTGGCCGGTGTATGATGCCATGGTGTTCAGGACTGATAAAGGGAGGATACCTACCAAAACCATCGTCATTTCCATATGTTTGGCTTCGACTTTATACATAGTGGCTTCTTTTATGCTCGGCCattattaa
- the LOC127812876 gene encoding cellulose synthase-like protein G3 isoform X3: MEEYATAKQPLLLHTLPPSRRTLANRAFALVYTCAILAVLCRHAAAALGSATFLSFVTSVTFFIADLVLGFEWFSAQSFRFRPVHRRVFPENLEKVVKRRDFPALDIFICTADPYKEPPMTVVNTALSVMAYDYPPEKISVYVSDDGGSQLTLFAFMEAARFASHWIPFCRKNEIVDRCPDAFFGSNYSQSSETEQIKKIYESMKSSVENIVKRGEVPYEFIPCEQKRQVFNKWTKRFTRKNHPTVIQVLLEAREDKDITGQSMPNLVYVSREKSKMSFHHFKAGALNVLIRVSAVMTNAPIILTLDCDMYSNDPKTLHRMLCYFFDHKIKPNLGFVQFPQHFHGINKNDIYATAVKGLFQMNPIGFDGLAGTNHYGTGCFFSRRVFFGGPLFFVGPEIPELMPDHVAGRPIKSQPVMALAHHVASCKYEEQTNCNWGAKLGYRYGSLVEDYYTGFRLHCEGWKSAFCNPRRPAFLGEAPITLVDALNQTKRWDVGLLEVTISKYSPITFGVKSMGLLMGLCYANYAFWPFLSIPITIYGIFPQLTLLNGISIFPKVSDKWFILYVFLFMGAYGQDCLDFMSAEETFKRWWSEQRMWMLRGVTTHLFGFIEFASKHLGIATHGFSLTSKVVDDEQRKRYDQGIFMFGVHSPMFVSLTVVAIINFIAFFGGLVKVVLTGLIKGGYLPKPSSFPYVWLRLYT, encoded by the exons ATGGAGGAATATGCCACAGCCAAACAGCCCCTTCTTCTTCACACGCTCCCGCCGTCCCGCCGCACGCTTGCTAACCGTGCGTTCGCCCTGGTTTACACGTGCGCCATCCTCGCCGTGCTCTGCCGCCATGCAGCGGCCGCCCTGGGCTCCGCCACCTTTCTCTCCTTCGTCACCTCCGTTACCTTCTTCATCGCCGACTTGGTTCTAGGGTTCGAGTGGTTCTCCGCGCAGTCCTTCCGCTTCCGCCCGGTCCACCGCCGCGTCTTCCCGGAAAACCTGGAGAAAGTGGTGAAGAGACGGGATTTTCCGGCGCTGGACATCTTCATATGCACGGCGGACCCCTACAAGGAGCCGCCGATGACCGTGGTGAACACCGCCCTGTCAGTGATGGCTTACGATTATCCACCGGAGAAGATTTCGGTGTATGTTTCGGACGACGGCGGCTCCCAGCTGACTCTGTTTGCGTTCATGGAGGCCGCCAGGTTTGCAAGCCATTGGATACCCTTTTGCAGGAAGAACGAGATTGTGGACAGATGCCCAGATGCGTTTTTCGGATCAAATTATAGTCAATCCTCGGAGACTGAACAAATTAAG AAGATATACGAAAGCATGAAGTCAAGCGTGGAGAATATTGTGAAGAGAGGAGAAGTTCCATATGAGTTCATCCCTTGCGAACAAAAACGTCAAGTATTTAACAAATGGACCAAAAGATTTACTCGCAAAAATCATCCTACTGTTATCCAG GTGTTGTTAGAGGCCAGGGAGGACAAGGACATAACAggtcaatccatgccaaatttGGTGTATGTGTCCAGAGAGAAGAGCAAAATGTCTTTCCATCACTTCAAGGCAGGTGCCCTTAATGTCCTG ATTCGGGTATCAGCTGTTATGACAAATGCACCTATAATATTGACTCTGGATTGTGATATGTACTCCAATGACCCTAAAACACTCCATCGTATGCTATGTTACTTTTTCGACCACAAAATAAAGCCCAACTTAGGGTTCGTTCAGTTCCCTCAACATTTTCATGGGATCAACAAGAATGATATCTACGCCACTGCGGTTAAAGGTTTGTTTCAAATGAATCCAATTGGATTTGATGGGCTAGCAGGCACAAATCATTACGGGACCGGGTGTTTTTTCTCTCGTCGTGTATTCTTTGGGGGCCCATTATTTTTTGTGGGCCCTGAGATCCCCGAGCTTATGCCAGACCATGTGGCGGGCAGGCCTATCAAGTCCCAACCAGTAATGGCATTAGCACACCATGTAGCAAGCTGCAAGTATGAAGAGCAAACCAATTGCAACTGGGGGGCTAAG TTGGGCTACAGATATGGGTCGTTGGTTGAGGACTATTATACTGGCTTTCGGCTACATTGTGAGGGATGGAAGTCTGCGTTTTGCAATCCTAGAAGGCCTGCATTTCTTGGGGAGGCTCCTATCACACTGGTTGATGCATTAAACCAAACCAAGCGATGGGATGTGGGCCTTCTCGAGGTTACAATCTCCAAATATAGCCCGATAACTTTCGGGGTCAAGAGTATGGGGCTACTAATGGGCCTTTGCTATGCCAACTATGCTTTCTGGCCATTTTTGTCAATTCCAATCACCATATATGGAATTTTTCCTCAATTAACTCTTCTCAACGGAATCTCCATCTTCCCAAAG GTCTCAGATAAATGGTTCATCTTGTATGTTTTTCTATTTATGGGGGCTTATGGACAAGATTGTTTAGACTTCATGTCAGCTGAAGAGACCTTTAAGAGGTGGTGGAGTGAGCAACGAATGTGGATGTTGAGGGGGGTGACAACCCATCTTTTCGGGTTTATCGAGTTTGCCTCCAAGCACCTGGGAATAGCTACACATGGTTTTAGCCTAACTAGCAAAGTGGTAGATGATGAACAAAGAAAGAGGTATGATCAAGGCATCTTTATGTTTGGAGTCCATTCACCTATGTTTGTATCGCTCACGGTGGTCGCAATCATTAACTTCATCGCTTTCTTTGGAGGGTTGGTTAAAGTAGTTCTCACAG GACTGATAAAGGGAGGATACCTACCAAAACCATCGTCATTTCCATATGTTTGGCTTCGACTTTATACATAG